In Vicingus serpentipes, the following are encoded in one genomic region:
- a CDS encoding YkgJ family cysteine cluster protein produces MKEELRSKLEKGERNKAENQLVSKKLKKSKPKSLDIITHNAHDEVFEKINCLDCANCCKTTSPTFYERDIDRLAKHLKIKPSAFIAQYLLKDDVGDYVLKEAPCPFLDYENYCMVYESRPTACREYPHTNRKRFYQILDLSIKNTQICPAVVEVFEKIKENYK; encoded by the coding sequence ATGAAAGAAGAATTAAGATCTAAATTAGAGAAAGGAGAGAGGAATAAAGCTGAAAATCAATTGGTATCTAAAAAGCTTAAGAAAAGTAAACCCAAAAGTTTAGATATTATCACCCATAATGCGCATGATGAAGTATTTGAAAAAATAAATTGTTTGGATTGTGCCAACTGCTGTAAAACTACAAGTCCAACATTTTATGAAAGAGATATTGATCGTTTAGCCAAGCATTTAAAAATAAAACCTTCCGCATTTATTGCTCAATACTTATTAAAAGATGATGTAGGAGATTATGTTTTGAAAGAAGCACCATGTCCTTTTTTAGATTATGAAAATTATTGTATGGTTTATGAGAGTAGGCCTACTGCATGTAGAGAGTACCCACATACAAACAGAAAAAGATTTTACCAAATACTAGATTTGTCGATAAAAAATACACAGATATGTCCAGCGGTTGTTGAAGTTTTTGAGAAAATAAAAGAGAATTATAAATAA
- the mnmD gene encoding tRNA (5-methylaminomethyl-2-thiouridine)(34)-methyltransferase MnmD, whose translation MKIEIKLTDDNSHTLFVPDLNETYHSKHGAIQESMHVFVNAGLGYFNQDKLTVLEVGFGTGLNAILSSVFALENAVLVDYTGVEAYPINNEITQQLNYANLIEGVSEEQFLNLHYLRWNEKTKISNYFSLTKLNKSIKDFELDNNFDVVFFDAFGPNVQPEMWDKSIFENLFNSLKENGVLVTYCAKGSVKRTLKEVGFTIENLPGPPGKREMTRAIKY comes from the coding sequence ATGAAAATTGAGATTAAATTAACTGATGATAATTCGCATACACTATTTGTTCCAGATCTAAATGAAACTTATCATTCTAAGCATGGGGCAATTCAAGAATCAATGCATGTATTTGTAAATGCAGGATTAGGTTATTTTAATCAAGATAAATTAACTGTCTTGGAGGTCGGTTTTGGAACGGGGTTAAATGCTATATTGTCAAGCGTTTTTGCTTTGGAGAATGCTGTTTTAGTCGATTATACGGGTGTAGAAGCTTATCCAATAAATAATGAGATTACGCAACAATTAAACTATGCTAACTTAATAGAAGGTGTATCAGAAGAGCAGTTTTTAAACCTTCATTATTTAAGGTGGAATGAAAAAACTAAGATTTCAAATTATTTTAGCTTAACAAAGCTGAATAAATCTATTAAAGATTTCGAACTAGATAATAACTTTGATGTTGTTTTTTTTGATGCTTTTGGTCCAAATGTTCAACCTGAGATGTGGGATAAATCAATATTTGAAAATCTTTTCAATTCATTAAAAGAAAACGGCGTATTGGTAACCTATTGTGCAAAAGGAAGTGTGAAGAGAACTTTAAAGGAAGTTGGCTTTACGATAGAAAATTTACCTGGTCCTCCAGGTAAAAGAGAAATGACAAGAGCTATAAAATATTGA
- a CDS encoding thioredoxin family protein — protein MVTQTDLDKSISYEEYFNLIEKLVQEGGTTGNDKSKAFIDYTKLNYSRMKRVFKTTIPSSEVLNTVDCLNDKLTWIVLSESWCGDAAQNLPVLAKIAETNPNISLKIVLRDENPELMDQYLTNGGKSIPKLICLDEKLNELGTWGPRPKFLQDWLHKEKANPTMEMSELKEQFQIWYTKDKGQTLQREMILLLKSWLNKECISI, from the coding sequence ATGGTTACGCAAACAGATTTAGACAAAAGTATTTCCTACGAAGAATATTTTAACCTGATTGAAAAATTGGTACAAGAAGGAGGAACAACTGGTAATGACAAAAGTAAAGCTTTTATTGATTACACTAAATTGAATTACAGCAGGATGAAGAGAGTTTTTAAGACAACAATTCCTTCTTCTGAAGTATTAAATACAGTTGATTGTCTAAACGACAAATTAACATGGATTGTTTTATCTGAAAGTTGGTGTGGTGATGCTGCTCAAAATCTACCAGTATTAGCAAAAATTGCAGAAACCAACCCTAATATTTCATTAAAAATTGTTTTACGCGATGAAAATCCTGAATTAATGGACCAATATTTAACGAATGGAGGAAAATCAATTCCTAAACTAATTTGCCTAGATGAAAAGTTAAACGAACTAGGCACTTGGGGACCACGCCCTAAATTTCTTCAAGATTGGTTACACAAAGAAAAAGCTAACCCCACAATGGAAATGAGTGAATTAAAAGAACAATTTCAAATTTGGTACACGAAAGACAAAGGTCAAACCTTGCAAAGAGAAATGATATTACTTTTAAAATCTTGGCTAAACAAAGAGTGTATTAGTATCTAA
- a CDS encoding rhomboid family intramembrane serine protease: protein MNKQEKNKILNAIFFPSLFVLVISVVHALQYFLNYNWFHYGIYPLRVENLSGIILSVFIHGDFNHLFNNAIPLLILGTSLFYFYKEVALKVIVWIILMGGVWTWISAREAYHTGASGLIYGLFAFLMISGFIRRNTQLISLSFFVVLVYGSMVWGIFPIKLNISFEAHFWGFISGIVLAVYYRKQGPQKVVYEWPEEEGENEENAYWKINQPPKQSKREINYIFKPKEDVEEKS, encoded by the coding sequence TTGAATAAACAAGAAAAAAATAAAATTTTAAACGCAATTTTTTTTCCATCACTTTTTGTCTTGGTTATTAGTGTTGTCCATGCATTGCAGTATTTTTTAAATTATAATTGGTTTCATTATGGCATATACCCTTTAAGGGTTGAAAATTTATCAGGTATCATTTTGTCAGTTTTTATTCATGGTGATTTTAACCATTTATTTAATAATGCTATCCCTTTATTAATATTAGGTACATCATTATTTTATTTTTATAAAGAAGTAGCTTTAAAAGTTATTGTGTGGATTATTTTAATGGGAGGAGTGTGGACTTGGATTTCCGCTCGAGAAGCCTATCATACAGGAGCAAGTGGATTGATTTATGGGTTATTTGCTTTTTTAATGATTAGCGGATTTATTAGAAGGAATACTCAATTAATATCTTTATCATTTTTTGTTGTGTTAGTATATGGAAGTATGGTTTGGGGAATTTTTCCAATAAAACTTAACATTTCTTTTGAGGCACATTTTTGGGGTTTTATTTCTGGAATTGTCCTAGCAGTTTATTATAGAAAGCAAGGGCCTCAAAAAGTAGTTTATGAATGGCCAGAAGAGGAAGGGGAGAACGAGGAAAACGCTTATTGGAAAATAAATCAACCACCAAAACAATCTAAAAGAGAAATAAACTACATTTTTAAGCCTAAAGAAGATGTTGAAGAGAAAAGTTAG
- a CDS encoding TerB family tellurite resistance protein, whose translation MAKFGKWIGSGLGWAFGGPIGALVGFAVGSAIDTAFINGDEPTTAYQRHKRTKPGDFGVSLLVLIAAVMKADGKVVKSELDYVKKYFLKQFGSEQTQEHLLALREILKKDIPLQDVCLQIKAYTMYPARLQLLHLLFGVASVDGEIHSTELNIINQIASYLGIRANDYVSIKAMFFKEVDSDYKILEIDKNSTDEDVKKAYRRMAVKYHPDKVSHLGEEFQKGAKEKFQKVQEAFTNIKKQRGMK comes from the coding sequence ATGGCAAAGTTTGGAAAATGGATAGGTAGTGGTTTAGGTTGGGCTTTTGGCGGCCCTATAGGAGCATTGGTTGGATTTGCGGTTGGTTCAGCAATAGATACTGCATTTATAAATGGAGATGAGCCGACAACTGCATATCAAAGGCATAAAAGAACGAAACCTGGAGATTTTGGAGTTAGTCTTTTAGTATTGATAGCTGCGGTAATGAAAGCTGATGGAAAGGTTGTAAAGTCTGAGCTTGATTATGTGAAAAAATACTTTCTTAAACAGTTTGGATCTGAACAAACTCAAGAACATTTATTGGCATTACGTGAAATTTTAAAGAAAGATATACCATTACAAGATGTCTGCCTACAAATAAAAGCTTACACAATGTATCCTGCTAGGCTTCAGTTATTACATCTTTTGTTTGGAGTAGCTTCTGTAGATGGAGAAATACATTCTACTGAGTTGAATATAATTAATCAAATTGCAAGTTATTTAGGTATAAGAGCAAATGATTATGTATCTATAAAAGCAATGTTCTTTAAAGAAGTTGATAGTGATTATAAAATTTTAGAAATAGATAAAAATTCTACTGATGAAGATGTTAAAAAGGCTTATCGAAGAATGGCAGTTAAATATCATCCTGATAAAGTAAGCCATTTAGGAGAAGAGTTTCAGAAAGGGGCAAAAGAAAAATTTCAAAAAGTTCAAGAAGCTTTTACAAATATTAAAAAGCAAAGAGGAATGAAGTAA
- a CDS encoding sigma-70 family RNA polymerase sigma factor produces MRQLKITQQITKRESKSLEKYLQEVSREGMITADEEVELAQKIKDGDDYALNKLVRANLRFVISVAKQYQNTGLTLEDLINEGNLGLIEAAKRYDHTKGFKFISYAVWWIRQSILKAAADNSRTIRLPHNRLGEIQKINKASSEFEQTMEREPTDEELSELLDMDLEKVQNSRKMSKKQASLDAPMANDDDNNSLISVIESDGTPAPNDSLIHESLSTDIERTLSYLKGMEAEVIRLFYGLSGRKEMTLEEIGNHFGLTRERIRQIKERGLRRMRRLSRTNNLQTYL; encoded by the coding sequence ATGAGACAACTAAAAATTACACAGCAAATCACCAAGAGAGAGAGTAAATCTTTGGAGAAATATCTTCAAGAGGTTTCAAGAGAAGGGATGATTACTGCTGATGAGGAGGTAGAATTAGCACAAAAAATTAAAGATGGTGACGATTATGCTTTAAACAAATTGGTTAGAGCTAACTTACGTTTCGTTATCAGTGTTGCTAAGCAATACCAAAATACGGGACTTACTTTAGAAGATTTAATTAACGAAGGTAACTTAGGCTTAATTGAAGCTGCAAAAAGATATGATCATACCAAGGGGTTTAAATTTATTTCTTATGCTGTATGGTGGATTAGACAAAGTATCTTAAAAGCTGCTGCTGATAATTCTAGAACAATTCGTTTACCTCATAACCGTTTAGGTGAAATTCAAAAGATTAATAAAGCATCTAGTGAATTTGAACAAACAATGGAACGTGAACCTACTGATGAGGAATTATCTGAATTATTAGATATGGATTTAGAGAAAGTTCAAAACTCTAGAAAAATGTCTAAAAAACAAGCTTCCTTAGATGCTCCTATGGCAAATGATGACGATAACAATAGTTTAATTAGCGTTATTGAAAGCGATGGAACACCTGCTCCTAATGATTCTTTAATTCATGAGTCTCTTTCTACTGACATTGAGCGTACTTTATCTTATTTAAAAGGGATGGAAGCTGAAGTTATAAGATTATTCTATGGCTTAAGTGGACGAAAAGAAATGACTTTAGAGGAAATTGGAAATCATTTTGGATTAACAAGAGAACGTATTAGACAAATAAAAGAGCGTGGTCTTAGAAGAATGAGAAGATTGTCAAGAACAAATAATCTTCAAACATATTTATAA
- a CDS encoding class I SAM-dependent methyltransferase gives MVNLNANYWNNKYKKKDQGWDIGYISPPLKEYIDQLQNKNLKILIPGCGNAYEAEYLYNSGFNNLSVIDFSHIALDNLKKRIPSISSDHLICDDFFNHISKYDLIIEQTFFCAITPNLRSKYAKHMFELLNENGKLVGLLFNDKLNDDKPPFGGNKDEYLKYFSPYFDINIMDIAYNSISPRMDKELFINLSKK, from the coding sequence ATGGTAAATCTTAATGCAAATTATTGGAATAATAAATACAAAAAAAAAGATCAAGGATGGGATATTGGATATATTTCGCCACCTCTTAAAGAATATATTGATCAACTTCAAAACAAAAACTTAAAAATTCTAATACCTGGTTGTGGTAACGCTTATGAAGCTGAATATCTTTATAATAGTGGGTTTAATAATCTATCTGTTATTGACTTCTCTCATATTGCTTTAGATAATCTAAAAAAAAGAATACCCTCAATTTCTAGTGACCATTTAATTTGTGACGATTTCTTCAACCATATAAGCAAATATGATTTAATTATTGAACAAACATTTTTTTGTGCAATTACTCCAAATTTAAGAAGTAAATATGCCAAGCATATGTTTGAATTACTAAATGAAAATGGCAAATTAGTAGGTCTTTTATTTAATGATAAACTTAATGACGACAAACCTCCTTTTGGAGGGAATAAAGATGAATATTTAAAATATTTTTCGCCATATTTTGATATAAATATAATGGATATTGCATACAATTCAATTTCTCCTCGAATGGATAAAGAACTTTTTATTAATCTGTCAAAAAAATAA
- a CDS encoding C40 family peptidase, whose product MLQLFKYSLTISLTCLTFFNLLAQVTYILEEDPENFYCENGIEIDSCNYHLLYDEAYNWMNTPYKYAGNTKKGIDCSSLIKNIYSKIYNLKLNGSSSYIYAQTKEITDQNQLKEGDLLFFKINKKQISHIGIFLKDGYFVHSSVHKGVTISNLNEKYYQKYYFTAGRIP is encoded by the coding sequence GTGTTACAACTATTTAAATATTCTCTTACTATTAGCTTAACTTGCTTAACATTTTTTAACCTGTTAGCTCAAGTAACTTACATTTTAGAAGAAGATCCAGAGAATTTTTATTGTGAAAATGGTATTGAGATTGATTCATGCAATTATCACTTATTATATGACGAGGCCTATAATTGGATGAATACTCCTTATAAATATGCTGGAAATACTAAAAAAGGAATAGATTGCTCTAGTTTAATAAAAAATATTTACAGCAAAATTTACAACCTAAAACTAAACGGAAGTTCAAGCTATATATATGCTCAAACAAAAGAAATAACTGATCAAAATCAACTAAAGGAAGGTGACTTGCTTTTCTTTAAAATAAATAAAAAGCAAATATCTCACATTGGTATTTTTCTAAAAGATGGTTATTTTGTCCACTCTTCTGTTCACAAAGGAGTTACTATCAGTAACTTAAATGAAAAATATTATCAAAAATATTATTTTACAGCAGGTAGAATTCCTTAA
- a CDS encoding CaiB/BaiF CoA transferase family protein, which translates to MLSNLIVIELASVLAGPDVGMFFSELGAKVIKIENKLTGGDVTRNWKLSSEPTENNVSAYFSSVNWNKEYLFLNLSLKEDQEQVYELVKTADIVIANFKPGDDKKLGMNYEKLKSYNPKIIFGEINGYGESNKRAAYDVVLQAETGFMSMNGTPESGPIKMPIALIDVLAAHQLKEGLLLALLQKEKTGKGSKVEVSLYDSALASLKNQATNWLMNKHIPRPIGSLHPNIAPYGETFTTKDNKTIVLAIGSDNQFIKLLEIIGAKKLIENPLYKSNQLRVKNRNQLDNDLTPYFKNFNRAELMEQFIEINIPVGALNNMKEVFENDASKDLILEEEIDGIKTRRVKTVIFKIS; encoded by the coding sequence ATGCTATCAAATTTAATCGTAATTGAATTAGCCAGTGTTTTAGCTGGTCCAGATGTTGGAATGTTTTTTTCTGAACTTGGAGCAAAAGTTATTAAAATAGAAAATAAACTAACAGGAGGTGATGTTACTCGAAACTGGAAGCTTTCTAGTGAGCCAACCGAAAATAATGTTTCTGCTTATTTCTCATCTGTAAATTGGAATAAAGAATATCTATTTTTAAACCTCTCTCTAAAAGAAGATCAAGAACAAGTTTATGAACTTGTGAAAACAGCTGATATTGTTATTGCAAATTTTAAACCTGGTGATGACAAAAAATTAGGAATGAACTATGAAAAGTTAAAATCCTATAACCCTAAAATAATATTTGGAGAAATAAACGGTTATGGAGAATCTAACAAAAGAGCTGCTTATGATGTTGTTTTGCAAGCAGAAACTGGTTTTATGTCGATGAATGGTACTCCAGAAAGCGGTCCTATCAAGATGCCTATTGCTCTAATCGACGTATTAGCCGCACACCAACTTAAAGAGGGCTTATTATTAGCCTTATTACAAAAAGAAAAAACTGGAAAAGGTTCAAAAGTCGAAGTTTCATTATACGATTCTGCTTTAGCATCATTAAAAAATCAAGCTACCAATTGGTTAATGAATAAACATATACCAAGACCAATTGGATCTTTACATCCCAATATTGCACCTTACGGAGAAACATTTACAACAAAAGATAACAAAACAATTGTTCTAGCTATCGGAAGCGATAATCAATTTATTAAATTATTAGAAATAATAGGAGCTAAAAAGTTAATTGAAAACCCGCTATACAAATCAAATCAACTAAGAGTTAAAAATAGAAACCAACTTGATAATGATTTAACACCCTATTTTAAGAACTTTAATAGAGCCGAACTTATGGAACAATTTATTGAAATAAATATACCTGTTGGAGCTTTAAATAATATGAAAGAAGTTTTTGAAAATGATGCTTCTAAAGACTTAATATTAGAAGAGGAAATTGATGGAATAAAAACGAGAAGAGTAAAAACTGTAATTTTTAAAATTAGTTAG
- the coaE gene encoding dephospho-CoA kinase (Dephospho-CoA kinase (CoaE) performs the final step in coenzyme A biosynthesis.), translating to MNTFLKRNSPLLVGLTGGIGSGKTTVSKIFNVFGVKVFNSDNVAKNLLNTNNEIRKEVIELFGDVYENNLINAKKLASIVFNNSELINKLNQVIHPRVNLEFIEWVKNNNQEKLLLKESAILIESGGHNNLDQVILVVSDECNRISRVVKRDNSTKSAVLERINKQLTDEEKIKFSNYIIYNNDKDLLIPQIEDFLNKFNYSSSSSSSSSSSE from the coding sequence TTGAATACATTCTTAAAAAGAAATAGTCCTTTACTTGTAGGTTTGACAGGGGGAATAGGAAGTGGTAAAACAACTGTTTCTAAAATTTTTAATGTATTTGGAGTTAAAGTGTTCAATTCAGATAATGTTGCTAAAAATTTATTGAATACAAACAATGAAATAAGAAAAGAAGTAATAGAATTGTTTGGAGATGTTTATGAAAATAATTTAATAAATGCTAAGAAATTAGCTTCAATAGTATTCAATAACTCAGAACTAATTAATAAGCTTAACCAAGTTATTCACCCAAGAGTAAATCTTGAATTTATTGAATGGGTTAAAAACAACAATCAAGAAAAGTTACTTTTAAAAGAATCTGCGATATTAATTGAGAGTGGAGGTCATAATAACTTAGACCAAGTTATTTTAGTTGTTTCAGATGAATGTAATCGAATATCAAGGGTTGTTAAAAGAGATAACTCAACTAAAAGTGCAGTTTTAGAAAGAATAAATAAGCAATTAACTGATGAAGAGAAAATAAAATTTAGTAATTATATTATCTATAATAATGATAAGGATTTATTAATCCCTCAAATAGAAGATTTCTTAAATAAGTTTAATTATTCATCATCATCTTCTTCGTCTTCGTCATCATCAGAATAG
- a CDS encoding CdaR family protein: protein MLNALGNKYTTTIKLNVEYKNNPKDFVIINDLPNVLFAKVKGLGFDLLGYKLKFDKSPLIIDLLEVRGINNLNNKFNSIVDFSVYKSFISNELGNQIEVDQLSPEKVDVLLDKQSTKLIKIEPVLTINFENQYQLDGEIKIKPAVVSVTGPKSVLDTLQNVYTEDVSFNGLEENTTLEVSLNENYRSQRLSFDLNKVIVFIPVEKFTESTINIPINYINVPDSIELKAIPNEVQLKFMTPLSKLSNLTQSKFNVNVDYSNANEKYGKLKVSLTKYPDYLKSIIIKPSKVEYILKKK from the coding sequence TTGTTAAATGCATTAGGAAATAAATATACTACGACAATAAAATTAAATGTAGAGTATAAGAACAACCCTAAAGATTTTGTTATTATAAACGATTTACCAAATGTGCTTTTTGCTAAAGTGAAAGGTCTCGGGTTTGATTTGTTAGGGTATAAGTTGAAATTTGATAAAAGTCCTTTAATAATAGATTTACTAGAAGTGAGAGGGATAAATAATTTGAACAATAAATTTAATTCAATTGTTGATTTTAGTGTTTATAAATCCTTTATTTCAAATGAACTTGGAAATCAAATTGAAGTTGATCAACTTTCGCCTGAAAAAGTTGATGTATTGTTAGATAAGCAATCAACAAAACTTATTAAAATAGAACCTGTATTAACTATTAATTTTGAAAACCAATATCAATTAGATGGTGAAATTAAAATTAAACCTGCAGTTGTAAGTGTTACTGGTCCTAAATCTGTTTTAGATACGTTACAAAATGTTTATACTGAAGATGTTTCATTTAATGGCTTGGAGGAGAATACAACTTTGGAAGTATCTTTAAATGAAAACTATAGATCTCAGCGGTTAAGTTTTGATTTAAATAAAGTAATTGTATTTATTCCTGTCGAAAAATTTACAGAGTCAACAATCAATATACCTATAAATTATATTAATGTTCCAGATTCAATAGAGTTGAAAGCAATACCAAATGAAGTACAGTTAAAATTTATGACTCCTTTAAGCAAACTTTCCAACCTTACACAATCAAAATTTAACGTAAATGTTGATTATTCTAATGCTAATGAAAAGTATGGTAAATTAAAAGTAAGCTTAACCAAATATCCAGATTATTTGAAGTCAATTATAATTAAACCATCTAAAGTTGAATACATTCTTAAAAAGAAATAG
- the yajC gene encoding preprotein translocase subunit YajC: MNNLGILLMSPAEGAGDGGGIQTLLMFGLIFIVFYFFMIRPQVKKQKEQKKFREALGKGDRIVTIGGIHGKIAELKEDTVVIEVEGGNRLKIEKSAIAQEFSSEEMPQK, encoded by the coding sequence ATGAATAATTTAGGAATATTGTTAATGTCACCTGCTGAAGGAGCAGGAGATGGAGGAGGAATTCAAACATTGTTAATGTTTGGATTAATTTTTATTGTGTTTTATTTCTTTATGATAAGACCACAAGTGAAAAAACAAAAAGAACAAAAGAAGTTTAGAGAGGCATTAGGTAAAGGAGATAGAATTGTTACTATTGGTGGAATACATGGTAAAATAGCTGAACTTAAAGAAGATACTGTTGTTATTGAGGTTGAAGGTGGTAATCGTTTAAAAATTGAAAAATCAGCAATTGCTCAAGAATTTTCAAGTGAAGAAATGCCTCAGAAATAA
- a CDS encoding DUF1573 domain-containing protein, which translates to MKKIVLFVSVLTFLMSCGGNEGEGNQTEITTDLINNPNTASGSEVDKDEQPFFEFVEEVIDFGTITQGEIVSKTFKFRNVGKTNLIISSAQGSCGCTVPEWPKEPIKPGEDGTIEVTFNSNGKQGLQNKTITLVANTVPNTKVLAIKGEVLVPEGAENNLPTE; encoded by the coding sequence ATGAAAAAAATTGTATTATTTGTATCGGTATTAACATTTTTAATGTCTTGTGGAGGAAACGAAGGAGAAGGTAATCAAACTGAAATTACAACAGATTTAATTAATAATCCTAATACTGCATCAGGAAGTGAAGTTGACAAAGATGAGCAACCATTTTTTGAGTTTGTTGAGGAGGTAATTGATTTTGGAACGATAACACAAGGAGAAATAGTTTCTAAAACCTTTAAATTTAGAAATGTTGGAAAAACAAATTTGATAATTTCTTCGGCTCAAGGTAGTTGTGGTTGTACAGTGCCTGAATGGCCAAAAGAGCCAATTAAACCTGGGGAGGATGGTACAATTGAAGTTACTTTTAACTCAAATGGCAAACAAGGCCTACAAAATAAAACGATTACGTTAGTTGCGAACACTGTACCTAATACTAAAGTTTTAGCAATAAAAGGAGAAGTTTTAGTGCCAGAAGGAGCCGAAAATAATTTGCCCACAGAATAA
- a CDS encoding AMP-dependent synthetase/ligase: MNIQSTKTLADVYYFQLNNHPRKDAFTQKENNKWVSLSSKEFIEKSVKLSLGLIDLGIVKGDRIAVVSNNRIEWHLTDLAIQQIGAVNVPIYSNINPEDYTYILNDCGARVIFISDEEILKKILSVKSSLTSVEYIFTYNQIEGAKNYSELLSNNEDTSEIEELRKTVSEDDLATLIYTSGTTGNPKGVMLTHKNLISNVIASSHRLPMGDDLKALSFLPLCHVFERMLDYLYILKSVSIYYAESIDTIGDDLKDVKPHFFATVPRLLEKVYDKIVAKGTDLTGVKKKLFFWALELGLQFDPNIDKGFWYNFQLNLANKIIFSKWREALGGNIIAVVSGGAALQPRLARVFSSANIPVLEGYGLTETSPVIGVNSLKPGGRMIGTIGKPLENLDVKIAEDGEIIVKGPSIMKGYYNLPDITLEAIDSEGYFHTGDIGEFVGDGFLKITDRKKEIFKTSGGKYIAPQVMENRFKESRFIEQIMVIGEGEKHAAAIIQPDFVFLESWCNRKQIPFENSEKIIENQTVINRIQREVDELNSNFSNYEQIKKFELVPFQWAVDTGELTPTLKLKRKFIKTKFQQLFDKIYRNS; encoded by the coding sequence ATGAATATTCAATCTACAAAAACATTAGCAGATGTTTATTATTTTCAGTTAAATAACCATCCAAGAAAAGATGCTTTTACACAAAAAGAAAATAATAAATGGGTTTCTCTTTCATCGAAAGAATTTATAGAAAAATCAGTTAAATTAAGTCTTGGTTTAATAGATTTAGGAATTGTTAAAGGTGATAGAATTGCTGTTGTTTCTAATAACAGAATAGAATGGCATTTAACGGATTTAGCTATACAACAAATAGGAGCAGTTAATGTTCCAATTTATTCCAATATAAATCCTGAAGATTATACTTATATTTTAAATGATTGTGGTGCTCGAGTAATTTTTATATCTGACGAAGAAATCCTTAAAAAAATATTATCAGTTAAAAGTTCGTTAACTTCAGTAGAATACATTTTTACTTATAATCAAATTGAAGGGGCTAAAAATTACTCTGAATTATTGTCTAACAATGAGGATACAAGCGAGATTGAAGAGTTAAGAAAAACTGTGAGTGAAGATGATTTAGCAACTTTAATTTATACCTCCGGAACAACTGGTAATCCAAAAGGAGTAATGTTAACTCATAAAAATTTAATATCTAATGTTATTGCATCATCACATAGATTACCAATGGGAGATGATTTAAAAGCATTAAGCTTTTTACCACTTTGTCATGTTTTTGAGCGAATGCTTGATTACTTATATATATTAAAAAGTGTTTCTATTTATTATGCTGAGTCTATAGATACTATTGGAGATGATTTAAAAGATGTTAAGCCTCATTTTTTTGCTACAGTACCAAGGTTGTTAGAAAAAGTTTATGATAAAATTGTAGCTAAAGGAACAGATTTAACTGGTGTAAAAAAGAAACTATTTTTTTGGGCATTAGAATTAGGGTTGCAATTTGACCCAAATATTGATAAAGGTTTTTGGTATAATTTTCAATTAAATTTAGCGAATAAGATTATTTTTTCTAAATGGAGAGAAGCACTTGGTGGTAATATTATTGCCGTTGTTTCTGGTGGTGCTGCTCTTCAACCTCGTCTAGCAAGAGTTTTTTCATCTGCTAATATACCAGTTTTAGAAGGATATGGATTAACTGAAACTTCTCCTGTAATAGGTGTGAATAGTCTAAAACCAGGAGGAAGAATGATTGGTACAATTGGGAAACCATTAGAAAATTTAGATGTTAAAATTGCTGAAGATGGTGAAATTATAGTGAAAGGACCGAGTATAATGAAAGGATACTATAATTTACCAGACATAACTTTAGAAGCTATTGACAGTGAAGGTTATTTCCATACAGGAGATATTGGTGAGTTTGTTGGAGATGGTTTTTTAAAAATTACCGATCGTAAAAAAGAAATTTTTAAAACTTCTGGCGGAAAGTATATTGCTCCACAAGTAATGGAAAATCGCTTTAAAGAGTCTCGCTTTATAGAACAAATAATGGTAATTGGCGAAGGAGAAAAGCATGCAGCGGCTATAATTCAACCTGATTTTGTTTTTCTTGAGTCATGGTGTAATAGAAAACAAATACCTTTTGAAAATTCTGAAAAAATAATAGAAAATCAGACTGTTATTAATCGTATTCAAAGAGAAGTTGATGAATTAAATTCAAATTTTTCTAATTACGAACAAATCAAGAAATTTGAATTAGTACCTTTTCAATGGGCTGTGGATACAGGTGAATTAACCCCTACATTAAAATTGAAACGTAAATTTATCAAAACAAAATTTCAACAGTTATTTGATAAAATTTACAGAAATAGCTAA